A section of the Bifidobacterium sp. ESL0728 genome encodes:
- a CDS encoding InlB B-repeat-containing protein codes for MASLLAGIIALAMLAAPAANADEVAAQQNNSASSSSVSTSAQTNPGSEGSKASRADTAKPNDASDGNDLKVHESTQSQGPRSSAPAQQSAGTSINPATASIPANHPSDGIAPQSSAPALTPKSPPQLTRDDVVKDRPEAAGDATISSFTLDELKDGGFIKALDSDDATGHDSSATNHKVRSHDEVFYNFGYSTQASQPATYYRHARVGFRMTMPKDVDVDADPTRTNWMDKDEGFTPTDTVSGNVRTWTAYRTLTPTESLQTVVPGTSSLYVYLKLDSDAANKNGFAFHPKASIWVEPSGPDSAAPAVKSITNIPDVTVTAAPTVKADVKKTQVGSNVSSRFEQDAITLSVGAEGGVGSEPLASPMSFDLDLHASLTAEAPTRENPLNLYHLLTTPIPARGGPTVTETQDGAHDTVHIANYTPGQQIVITVRSDIPPSAYDTVNNTWHIKGNITNIVARGIDGTVATPTSLPQINDKDGFAKDITFGENFCYPVDKDLAIGETVKEPMRTDGYDLFVEQYGGASYPAYLATFIRFDGGIMKAAPDHTDTDHANTQMFWAVKPDGQDWTDTAERANADISNVVLYKTEAEAASHGVIVGAVSVRNGNGQAMNMPHMDLSLTTKATPGTEYTFDSTAYAWTQKDVVNNHFSSPPALGNSWSAWFQDTDFRTIIAFTAVPNHAHTTGCHPHLKAMAGTITTTVKADHEKIDTDNNDRTVTYLLATTPKSDKLPNAQLNADIIATLSGITQTYYVPGSATLLSNSQDWTQGTDWQTATGTALTPSVDEANHSYAWHNMAMKTGKTVFIRFAVKMGDEIDPNLDVHASDSISLNADTSEVTGWVHTKGAANIGVTKLYQSTIGLRAHGVFDHGNNVPIQLMYGNFTGTANTTTGIMTIPANLVSDIVSLSLNAGSAGTPVVRYSTDPQYADKTSDKISMTEVDSWTQLTVDGNGNIALPRAVFAPTAIAFISSSMPSNSFVKLNLTLKSAATASASSTIHWGDRNNNVVAPLLFVNRVVSGSVWYDRNHNGVHDSSERGAKGVKVWVEDSGGAKLASTVDGTTTATTDANGSWSLNNLPSDSNVHVVIQTSNTQEPKAGGLAETVAGTDFDPTLGEFNAAGDYIGTTFDLPASALLTDPLWTLTRNLGIHRKSTTGSPMPSRPVDSSHIGTPTYRTVHIIFDSKGGSKVPAQTRTWQPGKPAKATQPENPTREGYTFQEWDLDGQKYAFDSPVLHDITLTAVWTKNPAGTGESSQIPGGPSGGSSNNPANGSSNNPSNSPSSAPGLSTPGQNHTGSSPAEGAPNTAAAAGSASTVQNAGKPSSQQAATTNHGNHTNADSKLAATGSTILPMAILAVALSLAALCLLPARKRD; via the coding sequence ATGGCTTCATTACTCGCTGGAATCATCGCGCTGGCTATGTTGGCGGCGCCCGCTGCGAACGCCGATGAAGTTGCGGCGCAGCAAAACAATTCCGCAAGCAGCAGTTCCGTTTCGACGTCGGCTCAGACGAACCCCGGCAGCGAGGGAAGCAAGGCTTCGAGGGCCGATACGGCGAAGCCGAATGACGCCAGCGACGGCAACGATCTGAAAGTCCACGAGAGTACTCAAAGCCAGGGCCCACGATCCAGCGCACCGGCACAGCAATCCGCCGGCACATCCATCAACCCTGCCACCGCGAGCATCCCCGCCAACCATCCATCCGACGGCATCGCCCCGCAAAGCAGCGCACCGGCACTGACACCGAAATCCCCCCCCCAGCTGACCAGAGACGATGTCGTCAAAGACCGGCCTGAGGCGGCTGGAGACGCAACGATAAGCAGCTTCACGTTGGACGAGTTGAAGGATGGCGGGTTCATAAAAGCCCTGGATTCCGACGATGCAACCGGCCATGATTCCTCAGCTACGAACCACAAGGTGCGCAGCCACGATGAAGTCTTTTACAACTTCGGCTATTCCACCCAAGCAAGTCAGCCAGCGACCTACTACCGCCACGCGCGAGTGGGCTTCCGCATGACCATGCCAAAGGATGTGGACGTGGACGCGGACCCCACACGCACCAACTGGATGGACAAAGACGAGGGATTCACCCCCACCGACACGGTCTCCGGCAATGTCAGAACATGGACTGCCTATAGAACGCTGACTCCGACGGAATCCTTGCAGACCGTGGTGCCGGGGACGTCCAGCCTTTACGTGTATCTGAAGCTGGACAGTGACGCCGCAAACAAGAACGGTTTTGCGTTCCATCCCAAGGCAAGCATCTGGGTGGAGCCTTCCGGACCGGATTCCGCGGCACCGGCAGTAAAAAGCATCACGAATATTCCCGACGTCACCGTAACAGCCGCTCCAACTGTGAAGGCAGACGTGAAGAAAACCCAAGTCGGCAGTAACGTTTCGAGCCGTTTCGAACAAGACGCCATCACGCTTTCCGTCGGAGCGGAAGGCGGAGTGGGCAGCGAGCCCCTGGCCAGTCCGATGTCATTCGACCTCGACCTGCATGCCTCGCTCACTGCTGAGGCTCCCACAAGGGAGAACCCACTCAATCTTTATCATTTGTTAACCACCCCCATTCCCGCAAGAGGCGGCCCAACGGTGACAGAAACCCAAGACGGCGCACACGACACAGTCCACATCGCCAATTACACGCCCGGCCAGCAAATCGTCATCACCGTCCGATCCGACATTCCGCCTTCTGCGTACGACACAGTCAACAACACTTGGCACATCAAGGGCAACATCACCAACATCGTCGCTCGGGGTATTGATGGCACCGTGGCTACGCCGACCAGCCTTCCCCAAATCAACGACAAAGACGGCTTCGCCAAGGACATCACCTTTGGGGAAAATTTCTGCTATCCGGTCGACAAGGACCTGGCCATCGGTGAAACGGTGAAGGAACCCATGCGCACCGACGGATACGACTTGTTCGTCGAGCAATATGGAGGGGCCTCCTACCCGGCATATCTGGCGACATTCATCCGTTTCGACGGTGGCATCATGAAGGCTGCCCCCGACCACACCGACACCGACCACGCAAACACTCAGATGTTCTGGGCCGTGAAACCCGACGGGCAGGATTGGACCGACACGGCCGAACGCGCCAATGCTGATATCTCAAACGTCGTTCTATACAAGACGGAGGCGGAAGCGGCTTCGCACGGCGTCATCGTCGGCGCAGTCAGCGTCCGCAACGGCAACGGCCAAGCTATGAACATGCCACACATGGACCTGTCTCTGACCACAAAGGCAACCCCCGGCACCGAATACACCTTCGATTCGACGGCCTACGCCTGGACGCAAAAAGACGTGGTCAACAATCATTTCAGCAGCCCACCGGCGCTCGGTAATAGCTGGTCAGCATGGTTCCAAGACACCGATTTCAGAACTATCATCGCGTTCACCGCTGTGCCCAATCACGCCCACACAACGGGATGCCATCCGCACCTCAAAGCCATGGCCGGCACCATCACCACAACGGTGAAGGCAGATCATGAGAAGATCGATACCGACAACAACGACCGAACCGTCACCTATCTGCTTGCTACCACTCCCAAGTCCGACAAGCTTCCCAACGCGCAGCTCAACGCCGACATCATCGCGACTCTTTCGGGAATTACCCAAACGTATTACGTTCCGGGTTCCGCGACCCTACTCAGCAACTCTCAGGACTGGACCCAGGGCACAGATTGGCAAACCGCAACAGGCACAGCGCTGACGCCATCCGTCGACGAGGCGAACCACAGTTACGCGTGGCACAACATGGCGATGAAGACCGGCAAAACCGTATTCATCCGATTCGCGGTCAAGATGGGCGATGAAATCGACCCCAACCTCGATGTACACGCCAGCGACTCCATATCGTTGAACGCCGATACCTCAGAAGTAACCGGTTGGGTTCACACCAAGGGAGCAGCCAACATCGGCGTCACCAAGCTTTACCAGTCCACCATCGGCCTGCGAGCGCACGGCGTCTTCGATCACGGCAACAACGTTCCGATTCAGCTCATGTACGGCAACTTCACCGGAACGGCCAATACCACGACCGGCATCATGACGATCCCGGCGAATCTTGTTTCCGATATCGTTTCCCTCAGCTTGAATGCGGGCAGTGCTGGCACACCAGTCGTACGTTACAGCACCGATCCCCAATACGCCGACAAGACATCCGACAAAATCTCAATGACCGAAGTGGATTCGTGGACTCAGCTCACCGTTGACGGCAACGGCAACATCGCGTTGCCGAGAGCGGTGTTCGCTCCGACGGCAATCGCCTTCATCAGCAGCAGCATGCCCTCGAACAGCTTCGTGAAACTCAATCTGACACTGAAAAGCGCCGCGACGGCAAGCGCCTCATCCACCATTCACTGGGGCGATAGGAACAACAACGTCGTGGCCCCGCTGCTTTTCGTCAACAGAGTCGTCTCCGGCAGCGTCTGGTACGACCGAAACCACAACGGCGTCCATGATTCCTCAGAACGCGGAGCCAAGGGCGTGAAGGTCTGGGTCGAGGACTCAGGCGGGGCAAAACTCGCCAGCACCGTCGACGGAACCACAACCGCCACGACGGATGCCAACGGCTCGTGGTCGCTGAACAACCTGCCCAGCGACAGCAACGTCCACGTGGTCATCCAGACCTCGAACACCCAGGAGCCCAAGGCGGGCGGGCTCGCGGAGACCGTTGCGGGGACCGACTTCGACCCCACGCTTGGCGAGTTCAACGCCGCAGGCGACTACATCGGCACCACGTTCGATCTGCCCGCGAGCGCCTTACTCACCGACCCGTTGTGGACGTTGACAAGGAACCTCGGCATCCATCGCAAGAGCACGACGGGCTCTCCCATGCCCAGCCGGCCTGTCGATTCCTCGCATATCGGCACACCCACCTACAGGACCGTCCATATCATCTTCGACTCGAAGGGCGGCAGCAAGGTGCCGGCGCAAACCCGCACATGGCAGCCGGGCAAGCCCGCAAAGGCCACACAACCCGAGAACCCGACCCGGGAAGGGTATACGTTCCAGGAATGGGACCTCGACGGGCAGAAGTATGCGTTCGACTCCCCGGTGCTTCACGACATCACGCTGACCGCGGTATGGACGAAGAACCCGGCAGGAACCGGCGAATCTTCGCAGATTCCCGGCGGTCCCTCAGGCGGTTCTTCAAACAACCCTGCAAACGGTTCTTCAAACAACCCCTCGAACAGCCCTTCATCCGCTCCCGGTCTTTCGACTCCGGGTCAGAACCATACCGGCTCGTCGCCGGCCGAAGGCGCTCCAAACACAGCTGCGGCTGCGGGCTCCGCATCGACCGTGCAGAACGCGGGCAAACCCAGCTCCCAACAGGCCGCTACGACGAATCACGGAAATCATACAAACGCCGACTCCAAGCTCGCCGCAACGGGTTCAACCATTTTGCCGATGGCCATACTGGCCGTCGCGCTTTCGCTCGCGGCGCTTTGCCTCTTGCCGGCACGCAAGCGCGACTGA
- a CDS encoding RNA-binding domain-containing protein — translation METREFENVLSIGETSTVEFKRCSTKPKNDTYETVCSFANHMGGSIYLGVDDDGSVPGITSPDAALDIERNIANATQNPQLFSPATLVETERFNYHGKTVIRIWVPASSAVCRYKGQVYDRLADADVRINGDMQIAQMYLRKQNIYTEQRIYKGVSMDDLDADLLARVRTMAANRRPGHPWQKLDNKELLRSARLYMNDRGTGEKGITLAGVLLLGKDDVIADVLPTYKTDAVVRRVDKRRFDDRLVCRTNLVDAYTELSEFLRRALPDNFALNGDYAVSPRDIIIRELVSNSLIHREYLSPITAQITVTEKGIETSNASRPVFEGPINLKNFTPIPKNPIIADFFAQIGLADELGSGVHNLVHYTKIYSGGTPSLQDGLIFKAFVPLVRNNERRGNGEPDESSESETPSANGNFNQPAQAKQNKKNQELKATRKIETKSLAFSSVEDAAQFLLQKQGWANSTEVAELAGVNARTARRYFAKQIANGTLKAEGKSRGRRYVKTDPTEYVGSVQDVKDMIDAL, via the coding sequence ATGGAAACTAGAGAATTTGAAAACGTGCTGTCAATCGGAGAGACTTCGACGGTTGAATTCAAAAGATGTTCCACCAAACCCAAAAACGATACATACGAAACGGTATGTTCCTTCGCCAACCATATGGGTGGCTCCATCTACTTAGGCGTTGACGATGACGGCTCGGTACCGGGGATCACCTCGCCCGATGCGGCACTCGATATCGAACGAAACATAGCCAACGCGACGCAGAACCCGCAACTGTTTTCGCCTGCGACCTTAGTGGAAACCGAGCGGTTCAATTATCACGGGAAAACCGTGATTCGCATCTGGGTTCCAGCGAGTTCTGCTGTTTGCCGCTATAAAGGACAGGTTTACGATCGCTTGGCGGATGCGGATGTCAGAATCAACGGGGATATGCAAATCGCACAGATGTATTTGCGCAAACAAAATATCTATACCGAGCAGCGCATCTACAAAGGTGTCAGTATGGATGATCTTGATGCCGATTTGCTTGCCCGCGTCCGAACGATGGCCGCGAACCGCAGACCAGGACACCCATGGCAGAAACTCGACAACAAGGAACTGTTACGAAGCGCCAGACTCTATATGAACGACCGTGGCACCGGAGAGAAAGGTATTACGCTCGCAGGAGTATTGCTGCTGGGTAAAGACGATGTTATAGCCGACGTGCTGCCCACATATAAAACCGATGCCGTGGTGAGGCGTGTAGATAAACGACGATTCGACGACCGTCTGGTGTGCCGTACCAATCTGGTCGATGCCTATACCGAGCTATCGGAATTCCTGCGGCGCGCTCTCCCCGATAATTTCGCCCTCAACGGCGACTATGCGGTAAGTCCGCGAGACATCATCATCAGAGAGCTGGTGTCTAATTCTTTGATCCACCGTGAATATCTGAGCCCAATCACCGCGCAGATTACCGTGACCGAAAAAGGCATCGAAACCAGCAATGCCAGCCGCCCAGTATTCGAAGGCCCCATCAATCTGAAAAACTTCACACCGATTCCCAAGAACCCGATCATCGCCGATTTTTTCGCTCAAATCGGGCTGGCAGACGAACTGGGCAGCGGGGTCCACAATCTCGTGCACTATACGAAGATATATTCCGGCGGCACACCAAGCCTGCAAGACGGCCTGATTTTCAAGGCTTTCGTACCGCTCGTACGCAATAACGAGAGGCGAGGCAACGGGGAACCAGACGAATCCAGTGAATCTGAGACCCCATCAGCTAATGGAAACTTCAACCAACCGGCGCAGGCAAAGCAAAACAAGAAAAATCAGGAATTAAAAGCGACAAGAAAAATTGAAACGAAAAGTCTGGCTTTCTCCAGCGTTGAGGATGCAGCACAATTCTTGTTGCAAAAGCAAGGTTGGGCAAATAGCACAGAGGTCGCGGAACTTGCCGGCGTAAACGCTCGTACAGCTCGGCGCTACTTTGCCAAGCAAATCGCCAACGGCACCCTTAAAGCCGAAGGCAAGAGCCGAGGCCGTCGATATGTGAAAACTGACCCCACTGAATACGTGGGTAGCGTGCAGGACGTAAAAGACATGATTGATGCCTTGTAA
- a CDS encoding TetR/AcrR family transcriptional regulator, translating to MTSYQRREQLIAIGRGLFAVKGYEAVSVEEIAAAAKVSKPIVYEHFGGKEGLYAVIVDREMQKLTSTLIDALSAGDTHPRQIVERTALALLTYIEENSEGFNVLVRDSPTTDPAGSFSSLLGDVSLRVEEILTKAFKQHKLPAKGVPYYAQMLVGMTVFTGQYWAAHQKKISKEQLAAHIVNLAWYGLSRLEAKPKLRFENDLSTEDDSKADDGKADGRKTQENSKRTDTRDGDAINRKSDDGDVANRKSDDSGNSSEDTDHTVNADTDTRNIDAKSNPRIPATPSTPRQKPPKATKSPAVNKL from the coding sequence ATGACTTCGTACCAGCGCCGCGAACAGCTCATCGCCATCGGGCGCGGGCTCTTCGCCGTCAAAGGTTACGAAGCGGTGAGCGTGGAGGAGATCGCCGCCGCCGCGAAGGTATCGAAGCCAATCGTCTACGAGCATTTCGGGGGTAAGGAAGGGCTTTACGCCGTCATCGTCGATCGAGAAATGCAGAAACTGACGAGCACGCTTATCGACGCACTTTCGGCCGGCGACACCCATCCGCGCCAGATTGTGGAACGCACCGCGCTGGCGCTACTGACGTATATCGAAGAGAACTCCGAGGGTTTCAACGTGCTCGTGCGCGACTCCCCCACCACCGACCCGGCCGGCTCATTCAGCTCGTTGCTCGGCGATGTGAGCCTGCGCGTGGAGGAAATCCTCACCAAAGCCTTCAAACAGCACAAGCTGCCGGCGAAGGGTGTTCCATATTACGCGCAGATGCTCGTCGGCATGACCGTTTTCACCGGCCAGTACTGGGCCGCGCACCAGAAGAAAATCAGCAAGGAGCAGCTCGCCGCGCACATCGTCAATCTCGCCTGGTACGGCCTCTCGCGCCTCGAAGCCAAGCCGAAGCTGCGGTTTGAAAACGACCTGAGCACCGAGGATGACAGCAAAGCCGACGACGGGAAAGCCGACGGCAGGAAAACACAAGAGAATAGCAAGCGAACGGATACCCGAGATGGCGATGCCATCAACAGGAAATCGGACGACGGAGACGTCGCTAACAGGAAATCGGACGATAGCGGCAACAGCAGCGAAGACACCGACCATACCGTTAACGCAGATACCGATACTCGAAACATCGACGCCAAAAGTAACCCGCGGATACCGGCAACGCCTTCAACACCGAGACAAAAGCCCCCAAAAGCCACAAAATCACCAGCAGTGAACAAATTATAA
- a CDS encoding glycosyltransferase family 2 protein, translated as MPQTSLKTLTFVVPAFNMDTYLERCVSSLTANRDSDDIEVLIVDDGSSDGTPELADRLAADKPGIIHVIHQKNKGHGGAVNTGIANAEGMYLKVVDADDWVGAESLNALMNVMRRQRSASEPIDMFVTDYVYDKVGKKRKHVVKFDNVMDTDKRLGWNDLRHFGIAQYMIMHALIFRTEVLRAAQTQLPEHTFYVDFIYAYQPFPWVKSLMYISTPFYHYFIGRDGQSVQTDVMIRRVDQLVRVNRTMVAATPERKNVSPGLYRYMIHFLSIESVVASVFLILSRKSANYQIKQELWENQRAVSPRIARDVRRQLPSRAINLPGSVGRWIIRMGYYVAENIIGFN; from the coding sequence ATGCCGCAAACTAGCTTGAAAACGCTGACTTTCGTGGTGCCGGCGTTCAATATGGACACCTACCTTGAACGTTGCGTTTCGTCGTTGACGGCCAATCGGGACAGCGATGACATCGAAGTGCTGATCGTCGACGACGGTTCCTCCGACGGCACCCCGGAACTTGCGGATCGTCTTGCGGCCGACAAACCCGGCATCATTCACGTCATTCACCAGAAAAACAAAGGTCACGGTGGCGCGGTCAACACCGGCATCGCCAATGCGGAGGGCATGTATTTGAAGGTCGTCGACGCCGATGACTGGGTGGGCGCAGAATCGCTCAATGCACTGATGAATGTAATGCGCCGACAGCGCAGCGCCAGCGAGCCGATCGACATGTTCGTAACCGATTACGTCTACGACAAGGTTGGTAAAAAACGCAAGCACGTCGTCAAATTCGACAACGTAATGGACACGGACAAACGTTTGGGTTGGAACGATCTGCGGCACTTCGGCATCGCACAATATATGATCATGCACGCGCTCATTTTCCGCACGGAAGTGCTGCGCGCGGCCCAGACCCAGCTGCCCGAGCACACCTTCTACGTCGATTTCATCTACGCCTACCAGCCGTTCCCGTGGGTCAAATCGCTGATGTATATCAGCACCCCGTTCTACCACTACTTCATCGGCCGCGACGGCCAGAGCGTGCAGACCGACGTGATGATCCGGCGCGTGGACCAGCTCGTGCGCGTCAACCGCACGATGGTCGCCGCCACCCCTGAACGCAAGAACGTCTCGCCCGGCCTCTACCGCTATATGATCCATTTCCTTTCCATCGAGAGCGTAGTGGCGAGCGTTTTCCTCATCCTTTCGCGCAAGTCTGCGAACTATCAGATCAAGCAGGAACTCTGGGAAAACCAGCGGGCCGTTTCGCCGAGGATCGCCCGCGACGTGCGCCGTCAACTGCCTTCCCGTGCCATCAATCTGCCTGGTTCCGTCGGCCGCTGGATTATCCGCATGGGTTATTACGTAGCCGAAAATATTATCGGATTCAATTAA
- a CDS encoding ammonium transporter gives MDTGNAAWMLVCASLVFLMTPAVAFFYGGMVRRKAVLNMLMLSAGALAVSTIIWALWGWSISWGGKDIGGIFGNPASGFLLGDTMKAGKGGVFTATGLTPNGNKYPVSIDVAFQLAFAMIAVALISGALAERIKYSTWMIFVAIWITLDYAPIAHMVWNGGILSPDGPISKFIGAPVHDFAGGTVVHINAAVAALVIVLLIGKRKDFGKAPIRPHNVPFVMLGAFLLWFGWFGFNAGSAFAANGTAGYAWVSTSLSAAAAMLTWGFTEKIRTGHYTAVGAASGMVAGLVGITPAADVVSPLWAMVIGAIVGVLTCLACGLKFRFGYDDSLDVVGVHGVGGLTGTILIGFFGQGTGLFAGGSWRQLAVQVVVAIAAVAYSAVVTFVVAFVLQKTVGWRVNEGEEIAGVDLADQGESAYDFAGKATALLKEMK, from the coding sequence ATGGATACCGGAAATGCCGCATGGATGTTGGTCTGTGCGTCGCTCGTCTTTCTGATGACGCCCGCAGTGGCGTTCTTCTACGGGGGCATGGTGCGCCGCAAGGCCGTGCTCAACATGCTCATGCTTTCCGCGGGGGCGCTCGCGGTGAGCACCATCATCTGGGCCTTGTGGGGTTGGTCGATTTCCTGGGGCGGCAAGGATATTGGCGGTATCTTCGGCAATCCGGCCTCCGGCTTTCTGCTCGGCGACACGATGAAAGCCGGCAAAGGCGGCGTCTTCACCGCCACCGGCCTCACGCCGAACGGCAACAAATACCCGGTGAGCATCGACGTCGCTTTCCAGCTGGCGTTCGCAATGATCGCCGTCGCCCTGATTTCCGGCGCTCTCGCGGAACGCATCAAATACAGCACATGGATGATTTTCGTGGCCATCTGGATCACGCTCGATTATGCGCCCATAGCTCACATGGTCTGGAACGGCGGTATCCTTTCGCCTGATGGCCCCATCTCAAAGTTCATCGGAGCGCCTGTCCATGATTTCGCCGGCGGCACCGTCGTCCACATCAACGCGGCCGTCGCGGCGCTGGTCATTGTCCTCTTGATCGGCAAGCGCAAGGACTTCGGCAAAGCGCCGATCCGCCCGCACAACGTCCCGTTCGTGATGCTCGGCGCGTTCCTGCTCTGGTTCGGCTGGTTCGGCTTCAACGCAGGTTCCGCTTTCGCGGCCAACGGCACCGCCGGCTACGCCTGGGTGAGCACCTCGCTTTCCGCAGCTGCAGCGATGCTGACATGGGGCTTCACCGAAAAGATTCGCACGGGTCACTACACGGCCGTCGGTGCGGCTTCGGGCATGGTGGCCGGTTTGGTCGGCATCACCCCAGCGGCCGATGTGGTCTCCCCGCTTTGGGCCATGGTCATCGGCGCGATCGTCGGCGTCTTGACCTGCCTTGCGTGCGGGCTCAAGTTCCGCTTCGGCTATGATGATTCCCTCGATGTGGTCGGTGTCCACGGCGTCGGCGGCCTCACCGGCACCATTCTTATCGGCTTCTTCGGCCAGGGCACCGGCCTCTTCGCCGGTGGCAGCTGGCGTCAGCTTGCGGTGCAGGTGGTTGTCGCGATCGCGGCTGTCGCCTACTCCGCTGTGGTCACGTTCGTCGTCGCGTTCGTATTGCAAAAGACCGTCGGTTGGCGGGTCAACGAAGGCGAGGAAATAGCCGGCGTCGACCTTGCCGACCAAGGCGAGAGCGCGTACGATTTTGCAGGTAAGGCTACCGCTCTCCTCAAGGAGATGAAGTAA
- the ftsY gene encoding signal recognition particle-docking protein FtsY has protein sequence MLIVVALVVVAVILIAVAVLVSHSHKKNAANAQNANVSEDAKNAEPDKTQKKAEAKPGPSGEETSAKSKSKSEADSKSKSESKSDSGSKPKSEPESKVEVPETKASRSVRLKEKLSKSSNPFGKALFNILAKDQLSDSDWDDVEDTLLLADVGSEASEKLVGELRNDARITGTSDPKAVREALRSKLIDMVNSQPDRALNADKPDAKKPSVIIMVGVNGTGKTTTAGKLARLFVSEGKSVMLAAADTFRAAAADQLETWGQKVGVPVVRSEKEGGDPASVAFDASKQAKEQGVDVLIIDTAGRLQNKANLMDELGKIRRVTEKNLPVDEVLLVLDAVTGQNGMAQAKVFAQAIGITGVVLSKLDGSAKGGIVISVQQELGVPVKLVGLGEGPDDLAPFDPEGFVDGILA, from the coding sequence ATGCTTATTGTGGTGGCGCTCGTGGTTGTCGCCGTCATCCTCATTGCTGTGGCCGTTCTGGTGTCACATTCGCACAAGAAAAATGCCGCAAACGCGCAGAATGCCAACGTTTCCGAAGATGCGAAAAATGCCGAACCTGACAAAACGCAGAAGAAGGCCGAGGCCAAGCCAGGTCCGTCCGGTGAAGAAACTTCTGCGAAGTCCAAGTCTAAGTCAGAGGCCGACTCCAAATCGAAGTCTGAGTCCAAGTCCGACTCCGGGTCCAAGCCGAAGTCGGAACCCGAGTCGAAGGTCGAAGTTCCGGAAACCAAGGCCTCCCGCAGCGTTCGTCTCAAGGAGAAGCTCAGCAAGTCGTCGAATCCGTTCGGTAAGGCGCTCTTCAACATTCTCGCCAAGGACCAGCTTTCCGATTCCGATTGGGACGACGTCGAAGACACCTTGCTTCTGGCCGATGTCGGCAGCGAGGCCAGCGAAAAGCTGGTGGGCGAGCTGCGCAACGACGCCCGCATCACCGGCACCTCCGACCCGAAGGCCGTGCGCGAGGCATTGCGATCCAAGCTCATCGACATGGTCAATTCCCAGCCCGACCGTGCACTCAACGCGGACAAGCCCGATGCCAAGAAGCCGAGCGTCATCATCATGGTCGGTGTCAACGGCACCGGCAAGACCACGACCGCCGGCAAGCTCGCGCGCCTCTTTGTCTCCGAGGGCAAGAGCGTGATGCTCGCCGCTGCCGACACCTTCCGCGCGGCCGCCGCCGACCAGCTCGAGACCTGGGGGCAGAAGGTCGGCGTGCCCGTCGTGCGCAGCGAAAAGGAAGGCGGCGACCCCGCTTCCGTCGCGTTCGACGCTTCAAAGCAGGCCAAGGAACAGGGTGTCGACGTGCTAATCATCGACACCGCCGGCCGTCTGCAGAACAAGGCGAACCTGATGGACGAGCTCGGCAAGATCCGCCGTGTCACCGAGAAGAACCTGCCAGTTGACGAGGTGCTGCTCGTGCTCGATGCGGTCACCGGCCAGAACGGCATGGCGCAGGCCAAGGTCTTCGCGCAGGCCATCGGCATCACCGGCGTCGTGCTCTCCAAGCTCGACGGCTCGGCCAAGGGCGGTATCGTCATCTCTGTGCAGCAGGAGCTGGGCGTGCCCGTGAAGCTGGTCGGCCTCGGCGAAGGCCCCGACGACCTCGCCCCCTTCGACCCGGAAGGTTTCGTCGACGGCATCCTCGCCTGA
- a CDS encoding P-II family nitrogen regulator, producing the protein MKLITAIIQPQKFDEVKEALAVAGVEGMTVSEVNGCGEQHGYTEVYRGASYSVNLIPKIRVEVAVRDADADPLVDIIVKTARTGNIGDGKVWVLPLDSVTRVRTGETDVDAI; encoded by the coding sequence ATGAAACTGATAACAGCGATTATTCAGCCGCAGAAATTCGACGAGGTCAAGGAGGCCCTTGCGGTCGCCGGCGTCGAAGGCATGACGGTCAGCGAAGTCAACGGTTGCGGCGAACAACACGGTTATACCGAGGTCTATCGCGGGGCCAGTTATTCGGTCAACCTCATCCCCAAGATTCGCGTGGAGGTGGCGGTGCGCGACGCCGATGCCGATCCGTTGGTCGACATCATTGTGAAGACCGCGCGTACCGGCAACATCGGCGACGGCAAGGTGTGGGTCCTTCCGCTCGATTCGGTCACCCGCGTCCGCACCGGCGAAACCGACGTCGACGCTATTTAG